The bacterium nucleotide sequence CCACCACCACTCCCTGGGGAAGAGACCCTAAGATTGCCGGCTATCCCATTAAGATTTCGGAAGCCCTGGCACAGCTGGAAGGCTCTGTTTATATTGAAAGAGTAACAGTCAACAGCCCCAAAAATACCATCAAAGCAAAAAGAGCAATTAAGAAGGGATTTCAAACCCAGATAGAGAATAAGGGGTTTTCCCTGGTGGAAGTACTCTCTATGTGTCCCACGGGATGGGGAGTTAACCCCACAGAAGCAGTGAAGTGGATTGAAGAGAACCTGATACCTGTTTTTCCCCTGGGAGTAATAAAAGATAAAAACTTGACAGCGAAGGAAGATTTATGAAGGAAGAGATAATTATGGCTGGTTCTGGTGGACAGGGAATAATGTTTGCCGGGACTCTCATCGCTCACGCGGCAATGAAGGAAGGACTCAATGTAACTTACTTTCCTTCCTATGGAGCGGAAATGCGTGGCGGGACGGCTAATTGCACGGTGATTGTTTCTGATGAGAACATAGGTTCTCCTGTAGTCACTAATCCTTCTGCTCTTCTGGCAATGAATGAGAGTTCTTTAGAAAAGTTTTCCCCAAAAGTTAAAAAGGACGGATTAATAATAGTAAATTCATCTTTATTGAAGAAAGAAATAAAAATTAATGATGTGGAAATCTTAAAGATTCCAGCCACAGAACTGGCAGAGAAGTTAGGGGACAATAAAGTGGCGAATATGGTGATTTTAGGAGCATACGTAAACAGAAGCAAGGTGGTTTCCCTGGAGCGAACTATGGACTCTTTAAAAAAAGTGCTGGGCGAGGGAAGAAAAAACCTGCTTAAACTGAATAGAGAAGCGCTTAGGAAAGGAGAAGAATACAGATGATTCGAAAAGCTAAAATTTCCGACATCAAAGAGCTACAAAAGTTGATAAATTTTTATGCTGAGCGAGGAGAAATGTTACCCAGGTCATTAAACGAACTCTATGAAAACCTGAGGGATTTTTTAGTTTTTGAGGAGAAAGAGGAAATTTTAGGTTGTTGTGCTCTACACGTGTCCTGGGAAGACCTTGGTGAAATCAAATCTCTGACAGTTAAGTCCGGATACACAGGAAAGGGAATTGGTAAAAAGCTCATTGAGGGATGTCTTAAGGAGACAAAGGAACTGGGGATAAAGAAAGTTTTTGCGCTCACCTATAAGCCAGAATATTTTAAGAAAGAAGGGTTTAGAAAAATAGAAAAAGACGAATTACCACATAAGATATGGAGTGAGTGTATTAATTGTCCAAAATTCCCTGATTGTGATGAAGTAGCTATGTTAAAAGAGATGGAATAGGAGTGTAAAGCGAAAGCTTTACTGGTCAAACTTTCGTTTGACACTCCAGGAGTGGTGAGGGGAGAAGATTTTGAGAAGAAAAAGTTTGTATATTTCCCTGCTTTTTTTATTTATTTGCTCTGTAGCTTCGCCAGTTCTTGGCAAGAGCCATCTGGAGTTAGCGAATGAGTATGCCGAGCAAAGCGAGCGGTATTTCCAGGAAGCAGTGAATGAATACAAGTTAGCATTAAAGGACCCTGAATCCAATGTTAATGAGGTACGCTTTCTACTGGGCAAGCTTTATTACCACCACGGCAAATATCCAGAAGCGATTAAACAGTTATCCCAGGTTTACGAAAAAGAGAAAGATAATTTTGCTGTGGCAAAACTCCTTGCCCTCTCACGTTTTATCCAGGGAGACTATACTGAAGCTCTGGCTATTTTCGATAAATGGGAAGAATCTAAGGACGGCGAGTTTCTATATTTTTACGGACGGACTTGTGAAAAGCAGAATCTCTTTAACCAGGCGATTAAGGTTTATAGAAAGATTACAGGAGGAGACTACAAACTTCTTGCTTCTCGGCGTATTACAACAATTAATGCTCAGATTGGAGTGGCGAGAGTAGATGAAATAGAGAACAAGTTCATCCGAGAGTTGATTGTGAATGCTCCCGGGCAGGAAGAGTATCCCAATGCAGGAGCAATAATTCTTTTAGACAATGGAAAATTTGAGATTTTACCTGATTTTACTGCTAGGAATGAGGTCCACTTCATAGTGAAGATATTGAACGACCGTGGAAAACACTACGGAGAAGTGAAGTTGAATTACGATTCGACATACGAGAAGGTGGAGCTCGAATATGCCCGGACGATAAGACCCGATGGCACAATTGTCCCGGTTGGTGATAAACATATTCGCGATGTTTCCAAA carries:
- a CDS encoding 2-oxoglutarate oxidoreductase, with translation TTTPWGRDPKIAGYPIKISEALAQLEGSVYIERVTVNSPKNTIKAKRAIKKGFQTQIENKGFSLVEVLSMCPTGWGVNPTEAVKWIEENLIPVFPLGVIKDKNLTAKEDL
- a CDS encoding 2-oxoacid:acceptor oxidoreductase family protein, encoding MKEEIIMAGSGGQGIMFAGTLIAHAAMKEGLNVTYFPSYGAEMRGGTANCTVIVSDENIGSPVVTNPSALLAMNESSLEKFSPKVKKDGLIIVNSSLLKKEIKINDVEILKIPATELAEKLGDNKVANMVILGAYVNRSKVVSLERTMDSLKKVLGEGRKNLLKLNREALRKGEEYR
- a CDS encoding N-acetyltransferase, translated to MIRKAKISDIKELQKLINFYAERGEMLPRSLNELYENLRDFLVFEEKEEILGCCALHVSWEDLGEIKSLTVKSGYTGKGIGKKLIEGCLKETKELGIKKVFALTYKPEYFKKEGFRKIEKDELPHKIWSECINCPKFPDCDEVAMLKEME